The proteins below come from a single Caulobacter segnis ATCC 21756 genomic window:
- the leuD gene encoding 3-isopropylmalate dehydratase small subunit → MKAFTRLDGRAAPLELANIDTDQIIPKQFLKTVEREGLAKGLFYDFRFDADGNEIADFVLNKSEYKGASVLIAGDNFGCGSSREHAPWALMDFGIMCVISTSFADIFFNNCFNNGLLPVVVKPEELAVLMDEAKGGNHMVSVDLEAQTVVSPSGKIFAFQIDPARKEKMLKGLDAIGETLQHATDIDVFENKRAISQPWLEA, encoded by the coding sequence ATGAAGGCCTTCACCCGCCTGGACGGCCGTGCGGCTCCGCTGGAGCTGGCCAATATCGACACCGACCAGATCATCCCCAAGCAGTTCCTCAAGACCGTCGAGCGCGAGGGCCTGGCCAAGGGCCTGTTCTACGATTTCCGCTTCGACGCCGACGGGAACGAGATCGCCGACTTCGTGCTGAACAAGTCCGAGTACAAGGGCGCCAGCGTCCTGATCGCCGGCGACAACTTCGGCTGCGGCAGCTCGCGCGAGCACGCGCCCTGGGCCCTGATGGATTTCGGGATCATGTGCGTGATCTCGACCAGCTTCGCCGACATCTTCTTCAACAACTGCTTCAACAACGGCCTGTTGCCGGTGGTGGTAAAGCCGGAGGAGCTGGCGGTCCTGATGGACGAGGCCAAGGGCGGCAACCACATGGTCAGCGTCGACCTTGAGGCCCAGACCGTCGTGTCGCCCTCGGGCAAGATCTTCGCCTTCCAGATCGATCCGGCCCGCAAGGAGAAGATGCTGAAAGGACTCGACGCGATCGGCGAGACCCTGCAGCACGCAACCGACATCGACGTCTTCGAAAACAAGCGCGCCATCAGCCAGCCCTGGCTGGAGGCTTGA
- a CDS encoding putative quinol monooxygenase, producing MTLILAGTIRIAPERLADLRPHLRAQVEGTRAEPGCLDYALTEDPLDPGLIRVYEHFESEAALEFHRATPHMAAWRTACAELGVHGRDLRSFDVSAYRKI from the coding sequence ATGACCCTGATCCTCGCCGGCACGATCCGCATCGCCCCCGAGCGCCTGGCCGACCTGCGTCCGCACCTCCGGGCTCAGGTCGAGGGCACGCGCGCCGAGCCGGGTTGTCTAGATTACGCTCTGACCGAGGACCCGCTCGACCCGGGCCTGATCCGCGTCTACGAGCATTTCGAGAGCGAGGCCGCCTTGGAATTCCATCGCGCCACCCCGCACATGGCCGCCTGGCGGACCGCTTGCGCCGAGCTGGGCGTACACGGCCGCGACCTGCGGTCCTTCGACGTTTCCGCCTACCGCAAGATCTAA
- the leuB gene encoding 3-isopropylmalate dehydrogenase: MSTLLLLPGDGIGPEVCAEVRRVAAALTPDLKVEEAPYGGMSYDAHGTPLLDEVRDQAIASDAVLMGAVGGPKWADVPRHLRPEAGLLNLRKAMDVYANLRPAYCFEALAGASSLKPELVSGLDIMFVRELVGGVYFGQPRGIETLPDGQKKGFDTAVYTTSEIERVGRVAFELARGRTNKVHSAEKSNVMESGLLWKQVITELHAREYPDVQLEHILADNCAMQLVRAPKQFDVIVTDNLFGDILSDAAAMLTGSLGMLPSAALGAPGKPGLYEPIHGSAPDIAGKGVANPLAAILSFEMALRWSLNQVEAADRLLAAVKAALNGGARTRDLGGALSTAEMGSVVLSHL, encoded by the coding sequence ATGTCCACCCTGCTGCTCCTGCCTGGCGACGGCATCGGCCCGGAAGTCTGCGCCGAGGTGCGCCGCGTGGCGGCCGCCCTCACGCCGGACCTGAAGGTCGAGGAAGCTCCCTATGGCGGCATGAGCTACGACGCCCATGGAACGCCGCTGCTGGACGAGGTCCGTGATCAAGCCATCGCCAGCGACGCGGTGCTGATGGGCGCGGTCGGCGGTCCGAAGTGGGCCGACGTCCCGCGCCACCTGCGCCCCGAGGCGGGCCTGCTGAACCTGCGTAAGGCGATGGACGTCTATGCCAACCTGCGCCCCGCCTACTGTTTCGAAGCCCTGGCCGGCGCGTCCAGCCTGAAGCCGGAGCTGGTCTCGGGCCTGGACATCATGTTCGTGCGCGAATTGGTCGGCGGCGTCTATTTCGGCCAGCCGCGCGGCATTGAAACCCTGCCCGACGGCCAGAAGAAGGGCTTCGACACCGCCGTCTACACCACGAGTGAGATCGAGCGGGTCGGCCGGGTGGCCTTCGAGCTGGCGCGCGGCCGCACCAACAAGGTCCATTCGGCCGAGAAGTCGAACGTCATGGAGTCGGGCCTGCTGTGGAAGCAGGTCATCACCGAGCTGCACGCCCGCGAATATCCGGATGTCCAGTTGGAGCACATCCTGGCCGACAACTGCGCCATGCAACTGGTCCGTGCTCCCAAGCAGTTCGACGTGATCGTGACCGACAACCTGTTCGGCGACATCCTGTCGGACGCGGCGGCGATGCTGACGGGGTCGCTGGGCATGCTGCCTTCGGCGGCCTTGGGCGCGCCGGGCAAACCCGGACTCTATGAGCCGATCCACGGATCAGCGCCGGACATCGCCGGCAAGGGCGTGGCCAATCCGCTGGCGGCGATCCTGTCGTTCGAAATGGCGCTCCGCTGGTCGCTCAATCAGGTCGAAGCCGCTGACCGGCTACTGGCCGCGGTCAAGGCCGCGCTGAATGGCGGCGCGCGCACGCGCGATCTCGGTGGAGCGTTGAGCACCGCCGAGATGGGAAGCGTCGTTTTGTCGCACCTTTAG
- a CDS encoding methyl-accepting chemotaxis protein encodes MKFQNLKISAKLAIAFSTLILVFVASAAVVLTSLNKIDEASTSSQRALTLAAQVEAMATMAEEQQNALRGYVLSGDADFKQSYEKLAAKFDASLDAFEAKTTQAPQKKRAQGIRAAMSDWRRDVAAPTLVAMNDPAGKEQASGIIGQHTLTKLRELQEDMRAAAVARVAIRTKEQADALLLAKTSMIVGGLASLAIASLMGWLLSATIGSPVNLITTVMRRLASGDNSVEIPAIGRKDEVGEMAEAVAYFKDAAIEKLRLESEAAGQRAEAEAERQQREREKAAEAEADAFAMNALAQALDRLASGDLTYRITAQLAPKTERLKRDFNAAADRLRDVLRGINGATGGIRSGSEEIAQASDDLSRRTEQQAASLEETAAALDEITATVRKTASGALEVSGLVAQARAGAERSGAIVEQAVSAMSEIETSSSQVNQIISVIDEIAFQTNLLALNAGVEAARAGDAGKGFAVVAQEVRALAQRSAEAAKEIKALISTSTQQVGAGVDLVAQTGDALRAIVGQVASIDALVKEIAASAQEQSTGLHQVNVAVNQMDQVVQQNAAMVEEATAATHSLKGEAGELAVLVSRFQVGDANSDAATRARAA; translated from the coding sequence ATGAAATTCCAGAACCTGAAGATATCCGCGAAACTGGCGATCGCATTCAGCACGCTGATCTTGGTCTTCGTGGCCTCCGCCGCCGTCGTCCTGACGAGCCTCAACAAGATCGACGAGGCCTCGACCTCAAGTCAGCGCGCGCTCACGCTCGCCGCGCAGGTCGAGGCGATGGCCACGATGGCCGAAGAGCAGCAGAACGCCCTGCGCGGATACGTTCTCAGCGGCGACGCCGATTTCAAGCAGTCCTATGAAAAGCTGGCGGCGAAGTTCGACGCCTCCCTGGACGCCTTCGAAGCCAAGACCACCCAGGCCCCGCAGAAGAAGCGCGCCCAGGGCATCCGGGCCGCCATGAGCGATTGGCGTCGCGACGTCGCCGCCCCCACGCTCGTCGCCATGAACGATCCGGCCGGCAAGGAGCAGGCGTCCGGAATCATCGGCCAGCACACCCTGACCAAGCTACGCGAGCTGCAGGAGGACATGCGCGCCGCCGCCGTCGCCCGCGTGGCGATCCGGACCAAGGAGCAAGCCGACGCCCTACTGCTGGCCAAGACCTCGATGATCGTCGGCGGCCTGGCCTCGTTGGCCATCGCGAGCCTGATGGGCTGGCTGCTGTCGGCGACCATCGGCTCGCCGGTCAACCTGATCACCACCGTCATGCGTCGCCTCGCCTCGGGCGACAACAGCGTCGAGATTCCGGCCATCGGCCGCAAGGATGAGGTCGGCGAGATGGCCGAAGCCGTCGCCTACTTCAAGGACGCCGCGATCGAGAAGCTCCGCTTGGAATCTGAAGCCGCCGGCCAGCGCGCCGAGGCCGAAGCCGAACGCCAGCAGCGCGAGCGCGAGAAGGCCGCGGAGGCCGAGGCCGACGCCTTCGCCATGAACGCCCTGGCCCAGGCCCTGGATCGCCTCGCCTCGGGCGACCTGACCTACCGCATCACCGCCCAACTGGCGCCGAAGACCGAGCGCCTGAAGCGCGACTTCAACGCCGCCGCCGATCGCCTGCGCGACGTGCTGCGCGGCATCAACGGCGCCACGGGTGGCATCCGCTCCGGCTCCGAGGAAATCGCCCAGGCCTCCGACGACCTCTCGCGCCGCACCGAGCAGCAGGCCGCCAGCCTCGAGGAAACCGCCGCCGCCCTGGACGAGATCACCGCCACCGTGCGCAAGACCGCTTCCGGCGCGCTGGAAGTCTCGGGCCTGGTCGCCCAGGCCCGCGCCGGCGCCGAGCGTTCGGGCGCGATCGTCGAGCAGGCCGTCTCGGCGATGAGCGAGATCGAGACCTCGTCCAGCCAGGTCAACCAGATCATCAGCGTGATCGACGAAATCGCCTTCCAGACCAACCTGCTGGCGCTAAACGCCGGCGTCGAGGCCGCGCGCGCAGGCGACGCCGGCAAGGGCTTCGCGGTCGTCGCCCAGGAAGTGCGGGCCCTGGCCCAGCGCTCGGCCGAAGCCGCCAAGGAGATCAAGGCTCTGATCTCGACCTCGACCCAGCAGGTCGGCGCCGGTGTCGATCTGGTCGCCCAGACCGGCGACGCTCTGCGCGCCATCGTCGGCCAGGTCGCCTCGATCGACGCACTGGTCAAGGAGATCGCCGCTTCGGCTCAGGAACAGTCGACCGGCCTGCACCAAGTCAATGTCGCCGTGAACCAGATGGACCAAGTCGTTCAGCAGAACGCCGCCATGGTCGAGGAGGCCACCGCCGCCACCCACTCGCTGAAGGGTGAGGCCGGCGAACTGGCGGTGCTGGTCAGCCGCTTCCAAGTGGGCGACGCCAATTCGGACGCCGCCACGCGAGCGCGGGCCGCCTGA
- a CDS encoding long-chain fatty acid--CoA ligase translates to MIPGLMQTTPLLISGVLTYAAQAHGSREIVSRLIDEPLWRYDYAGLARRAAQAAHALHRLGVAPGDRITSLAWNTHRHLELFYAVPGIGAVLHTANPRLSDEQIAYTIDHAGSRVLVFERNFLPLVERIAPQLASVTTFVMLSDETRTDPGEVGAISYERLIASEPEAIDWPSFDENAGAFLCYTSGTTGDPKGVLYSHRAVVLHAMAGGLNSAFGFTAFDVAMPCSSLYHATAWGVPFSAPICGAKLVLPADRMDGASLHELIESEGVTFTGGVPTIWTMYLDWLEKNHAAPGTLKRVVIGGSAVPRAMAETFKRRYGVQVLQIWGMTETCPIGVVATPTPALAALGEKAMDEAIWTRQGRLQFGIELKVETEDGGDAPWDGQTSGALKVRGPWVVRRYFRKDHDATDDGGWFDTGDIATLDANGFMRITDRQKDVIKSGGEWISSIDLENVAVGCPGVKIAAVVGVPHPKWEERPLLVIEPHEGAAVTKAAVLAYLAPRIVKWWTPDDVVFAPVPLTATGKIDKKVLRAAWRGHLGG, encoded by the coding sequence ATGATCCCGGGCCTTATGCAGACTACGCCGCTTCTGATCAGCGGCGTCCTGACCTACGCCGCCCAGGCCCATGGTTCCCGCGAGATCGTCTCGCGGCTGATCGACGAGCCGCTTTGGCGGTACGACTATGCGGGGCTTGCCCGCCGCGCCGCGCAGGCCGCCCACGCGCTGCATCGTCTCGGCGTCGCGCCGGGCGATCGGATCACCTCCCTGGCCTGGAACACCCACCGGCACCTGGAGCTGTTCTACGCGGTTCCCGGAATCGGCGCGGTTCTGCACACGGCCAATCCGCGTCTGTCGGACGAGCAGATCGCCTATACGATCGACCACGCCGGCAGCCGCGTGCTGGTCTTTGAGCGCAACTTCCTACCGCTGGTCGAGCGGATCGCCCCGCAACTGGCGTCGGTGACGACCTTCGTCATGCTCTCCGACGAAACCCGCACGGACCCGGGCGAGGTGGGCGCGATCTCCTATGAGCGCCTGATCGCCAGCGAGCCCGAAGCGATCGACTGGCCGTCGTTCGACGAGAACGCCGGGGCCTTCCTCTGCTACACCTCGGGCACGACGGGCGATCCCAAGGGCGTGCTCTATTCGCATCGCGCCGTGGTGCTGCACGCCATGGCCGGCGGTTTGAACAGCGCGTTCGGCTTCACGGCCTTCGACGTGGCCATGCCCTGCTCGAGCCTCTACCACGCCACCGCCTGGGGCGTGCCGTTCAGCGCCCCCATCTGCGGCGCCAAGTTGGTCCTGCCCGCCGACCGCATGGACGGGGCGTCGCTGCATGAGCTGATCGAAAGCGAAGGCGTCACCTTCACCGGCGGCGTGCCGACGATCTGGACGATGTACCTCGACTGGCTCGAGAAGAACCACGCCGCGCCCGGCACGCTCAAGCGCGTCGTGATCGGCGGCAGCGCGGTGCCGCGCGCCATGGCCGAGACCTTCAAGCGCCGCTACGGCGTCCAGGTGCTGCAGATCTGGGGCATGACCGAGACCTGTCCGATCGGCGTCGTCGCGACGCCGACCCCAGCGCTGGCGGCGCTCGGCGAGAAAGCCATGGACGAGGCGATCTGGACCCGGCAGGGCCGGCTGCAGTTCGGCATCGAGCTGAAAGTGGAGACGGAGGATGGCGGCGACGCCCCCTGGGACGGCCAGACCTCCGGTGCCCTCAAGGTCCGCGGCCCCTGGGTGGTCCGCCGCTACTTCCGCAAGGACCACGACGCCACGGATGACGGAGGTTGGTTCGACACCGGCGACATCGCCACCCTCGACGCCAACGGGTTCATGCGGATCACCGACCGCCAGAAGGATGTCATCAAGTCCGGCGGCGAGTGGATCAGCTCGATCGACCTGGAGAACGTCGCCGTCGGCTGCCCTGGCGTGAAAATCGCCGCCGTCGTCGGCGTGCCGCATCCCAAGTGGGAAGAGCGCCCCTTGCTGGTCATCGAGCCGCATGAGGGCGCGGCCGTCACCAAGGCCGCGGTGCTGGCCTATCTGGCGCCGCGCATCGTCAAGTGGTGGACGCCCGACGATGTCGTCTTCGCGCCGGTGCCGCTGACCGCGACGGGCAAGATCGACAAGAAGGTCCTGCGCGCGGCATGGCGCGGGCACCTGGGAGGCTAG
- a CDS encoding GNAT family N-acetyltransferase: MITLRPPAPGDLGWIVQRHGELYAAEQGWDHRFEGVVAGVIADYAKTFDPAREACWIAEHEGRKVGSIMLVRDSDTVGRLRLLLVEPSARGLGVGEALISACLGFARQAGYAEVVLWTQSNLLPARRHYVRFGFVLEDSWPFDGFGEGLVSESWRLKL; the protein is encoded by the coding sequence ATGATCACGCTGCGTCCGCCCGCGCCCGGAGACCTGGGCTGGATCGTTCAGCGGCACGGTGAACTCTACGCCGCCGAACAGGGCTGGGATCATCGCTTCGAGGGCGTGGTGGCCGGGGTGATCGCCGACTACGCCAAGACCTTCGATCCCGCTCGAGAAGCCTGCTGGATCGCCGAACATGAGGGCCGCAAGGTTGGCTCGATCATGCTGGTCCGGGACAGCGACACGGTGGGCCGCCTTCGCCTGTTGCTGGTCGAACCGTCGGCGCGCGGGCTGGGCGTGGGCGAGGCCCTGATCTCGGCCTGCCTGGGTTTCGCGCGCCAAGCGGGTTACGCCGAGGTTGTCCTCTGGACCCAGAGCAACCTGCTGCCGGCTCGCCGCCACTATGTCCGTTTCGGCTTCGTGCTGGAGGACAGCTGGCCTTTCGACGGCTTTGGCGAGGGATTGGTGTCGGAGAGCTGGCGGCTCAAGCTCTAG
- a CDS encoding SRPBCC family protein, protein MFESRHISIRIERPAAEVYAFAKDPESFPKWAAGLASGLTRDGDRWIAHGPGGDVMVRFSPENPYGVLDHWVTLADGTELFIPLRVVANGDGAEVGLTLYRPPTMYEDAAFDRDAATVARDLARLKALLEA, encoded by the coding sequence ATGTTCGAATCCCGGCACATCAGCATCCGCATCGAGAGGCCGGCCGCGGAGGTCTACGCGTTCGCCAAGGATCCGGAGAGCTTCCCCAAGTGGGCGGCGGGCCTGGCCTCCGGCCTGACCCGCGATGGCGACCGCTGGATCGCCCACGGACCGGGCGGCGATGTGATGGTGCGGTTCTCGCCAGAGAACCCCTACGGAGTTCTCGACCACTGGGTCACCCTGGCCGACGGGACCGAGCTCTTCATTCCCTTGCGCGTGGTGGCTAATGGCGATGGCGCCGAGGTCGGCCTGACCCTCTACCGGCCACCGACGATGTACGAGGACGCTGCGTTCGATCGCGACGCGGCGACGGTTGCGCGCGATCTGGCCAGGCTGAAAGCGCTGCTGGAAGCATGA
- a CDS encoding PaaI family thioesterase codes for MTTPVFDLDLLPFAALMGVEIVHAAPDRVEGRLAVRPDLCTAGGILHGGAAMALADTLGAIGAFLSTPEGKRTTTLESKTNFIAPAAVGSTVKATATPLHIGRRSSIWVTRIEGDDGRLVAVVTQTQMTVE; via the coding sequence ATGACCACGCCCGTCTTCGACCTGGACCTGCTGCCCTTCGCCGCCCTGATGGGCGTCGAGATCGTTCACGCCGCCCCCGACCGCGTCGAGGGGCGGCTGGCCGTTCGACCCGACCTCTGCACGGCCGGCGGCATCCTGCATGGCGGCGCGGCCATGGCCCTGGCCGATACGCTGGGCGCCATCGGCGCGTTCCTGTCGACGCCGGAGGGCAAGCGCACCACCACTCTTGAGAGCAAGACCAACTTCATCGCGCCGGCGGCGGTCGGCTCGACCGTCAAGGCGACGGCGACGCCGCTGCATATCGGCCGCCGTTCGAGCATTTGGGTCACCCGGATCGAGGGCGATGACGGGCGCCTCGTGGCGGTGGTCACCCAGACCCAGATGACGGTGGAGTAG
- a CDS encoding aldo/keto reductase yields MKTRQLGKTGPVVSAFGLGCMGMSDMYGPSDRAESLATFDAAVEAGITLIDTGDFYGMGHNEMLIGEALKNHKRDRLVLSVKTGALRDPAGGFLGYDGRPNAIKNFLAYSLKRLGVDHIDIYRPSRLDPDVPIEDTIGAIAEMVQAGYVRHVGLSEVGAETIRRAAKVAPIVDLQIEYSLVSRGVEAEILPTLRELGIGMTAYGVLSRGLISGHWTKDSGKGGRDFRAHSPRFQGENLEANLKLAEALSAVAEAKGVTTAQAAIAWVASRGDDIVPLIGARRRDRLSEALGALDVSLSAEDLAAIEAAVPVQAVAGTRYAEAMMTHLDSERGSR; encoded by the coding sequence ATGAAGACGCGCCAACTTGGAAAGACCGGCCCTGTCGTTTCGGCTTTTGGCCTGGGCTGCATGGGCATGTCCGACATGTACGGCCCCAGCGACCGAGCCGAGAGCCTGGCCACCTTCGACGCCGCCGTCGAGGCCGGGATCACCCTGATCGACACGGGTGATTTCTACGGCATGGGCCACAACGAGATGCTGATCGGCGAGGCGCTGAAGAACCACAAGCGCGACAGGCTGGTGCTCAGCGTCAAGACCGGCGCCTTGCGCGACCCCGCCGGCGGCTTCCTCGGCTATGACGGCCGCCCTAACGCCATCAAGAACTTCCTGGCCTACAGCCTCAAGCGCCTGGGCGTCGACCACATCGATATCTACCGGCCCTCGCGCCTCGATCCCGACGTTCCGATCGAGGACACCATCGGCGCCATCGCCGAGATGGTCCAGGCTGGTTATGTCCGCCACGTCGGTCTGTCGGAGGTGGGGGCCGAGACGATCCGCCGGGCCGCCAAGGTCGCGCCGATCGTCGACTTGCAGATCGAGTACTCGCTGGTCTCGCGCGGCGTGGAGGCGGAAATCCTGCCGACCCTGCGCGAGCTGGGCATCGGCATGACCGCCTACGGGGTCCTGTCGCGTGGCCTGATCAGCGGCCACTGGACCAAGGATAGCGGCAAGGGCGGGCGGGATTTCCGCGCCCACAGCCCGCGCTTCCAGGGCGAGAACCTGGAGGCCAACCTCAAGCTCGCCGAGGCTCTCAGCGCGGTGGCGGAGGCCAAGGGCGTGACGACGGCTCAGGCGGCCATCGCCTGGGTGGCCTCACGCGGCGACGACATCGTACCGCTGATCGGCGCGCGCCGTCGCGACCGCCTCTCGGAAGCCTTGGGGGCGCTCGACGTCTCGTTGAGCGCTGAGGATCTGGCGGCGATCGAGGCCGCGGTTCCGGTCCAGGCGGTCGCCGGCACGCGCTACGCGGAGGCGATGATGACCCACCTCGACAGCGAACGCGGTTCGCGCTGA
- a CDS encoding LysR family transcriptional regulator, which translates to MARARGFRAAAALRGVSASSLSEAVRRLEARLGVRLLNRTTRSVTPTEAGQKLLERLSPALADVALALDEVNAFRDSPTGTLRLNVPSVVAKVVLPRLLPRFLALHPGVAVEVTAEDSFIDVLAAGFDAGVRYDERLEKDMIAVPLSGPQRFVLVASPAYFDTHGRPGHPRDVLEHACIRHRFASGSSYAWEFEKDGEVIRINPTARLTSTNIDLELAACEAGVGLMATFEDFVADALAAGRLESVLDDWLPPFTGPYLYYAGRRHMPAPLRAFVDFLKTER; encoded by the coding sequence GTGGCCCGGGCGCGCGGCTTTCGCGCGGCCGCCGCCCTGCGCGGCGTGTCGGCCTCGTCGCTGAGCGAAGCGGTGCGACGGCTGGAGGCCCGCCTAGGCGTGCGCCTGCTCAACCGCACCACCCGCAGCGTCACCCCGACCGAAGCCGGTCAGAAGCTGCTGGAGCGCCTTTCGCCGGCGCTCGCCGACGTCGCCCTGGCGCTGGACGAGGTCAACGCCTTTCGCGACAGCCCGACGGGCACGCTGCGTCTGAACGTACCGAGCGTCGTGGCCAAGGTGGTGCTGCCCAGGCTGCTGCCCCGCTTCCTGGCCCTGCATCCGGGTGTGGCGGTGGAGGTGACGGCCGAGGACTCTTTCATCGACGTTCTGGCGGCCGGCTTCGACGCGGGCGTCCGCTACGACGAGCGGCTGGAGAAAGACATGATCGCCGTGCCGCTCTCGGGACCACAACGCTTCGTTCTCGTGGCCTCGCCTGCCTATTTCGACACGCATGGACGCCCCGGCCATCCGCGCGACGTGCTCGAACATGCCTGCATCCGTCATCGCTTCGCCAGCGGCTCCTCCTATGCGTGGGAGTTCGAGAAGGACGGCGAGGTGATCCGCATCAATCCGACGGCGCGGCTGACCTCGACCAACATCGACCTTGAACTGGCGGCTTGCGAAGCGGGCGTCGGCCTGATGGCGACCTTCGAGGACTTCGTCGCCGACGCCCTGGCGGCGGGACGATTGGAGAGCGTGCTCGACGACTGGCTGCCCCCGTTTACGGGCCCCTACCTGTATTACGCCGGTCGGCGGCACATGCCAGCGCCCCTGCGCGCCTTCGTGGACTTCCTAAAGACCGAGCGCTAG
- the efp gene encoding elongation factor P codes for MKVAASSLRKGSVVDMDGKLYVVLSAENIHPGKGTPVTQLNMRRISDGVKVSERYRTTEQVERAFVDDRNHTFLYSDGDGYHFMNPESYDQLVATEEVIGDAAPYLQEGMTVILSTHNDVPIAIDLPRTVVLEIVDTEPSVKGQTASSSYKPAVLSNGVKTTVPPYITAGTKVVILTEDGSYVERAKD; via the coding sequence GTGAAGGTCGCAGCCAGCTCGCTCCGCAAAGGCTCCGTCGTCGACATGGACGGCAAGCTCTATGTCGTCCTGAGCGCCGAGAACATCCACCCCGGCAAGGGCACCCCGGTGACCCAGCTAAACATGCGCCGCATCTCGGACGGCGTGAAGGTTTCGGAACGCTACCGCACGACCGAACAGGTCGAGCGCGCCTTCGTGGACGATCGCAACCACACCTTCCTGTACAGCGATGGCGACGGCTATCACTTCATGAACCCGGAAAGCTACGACCAGCTCGTGGCGACGGAAGAAGTGATCGGCGACGCCGCCCCGTACCTGCAGGAAGGCATGACCGTCATCCTGTCGACCCACAACGACGTGCCGATCGCCATCGACCTGCCGCGCACCGTGGTCCTCGAGATCGTCGACACCGAACCGTCGGTGAAGGGCCAGACCGCCAGTTCGTCGTACAAGCCGGCCGTGCTGAGCAACGGGGTGAAGACGACGGTGCCGCCGTACATCACCGCCGGCACCAAGGTGGTGATCCTGACGGAAGACGGCTCGTACGTCGAACGCGCCAAGGACTAG
- the epmA gene encoding EF-P lysine aminoacylase EpmA, which yields MPHPSSTWWRSDVHQDRRPFLLARNRITKAFRAWFEAQGFEEVETAALQVSPGAEAHLHAFATEALSAGGEASPLYLHTSPEFACKKLLAAGEEKIFSLGKVWRNRERGPLHHPEFTMLEWYRAKAPYETLMDDCAALLALAAETAGTKRFDFRGMACDPFAQPERLSVAEAFQRHAGVDLLASVASDGETDRGALAASARAAGVRVAEDDTWADIFSRIIVEKVEPRLGEGRPTILCEYPIPEAALARPKAADRRVAERFELYACGVELANAFGELTDPVEQRRRFILEMDEKSRVYGERHPIDEDFLAALGHMPEASGSALGFDRLVLLATGARRIEDVLWTPVAG from the coding sequence TTGCCGCACCCTTCCTCGACCTGGTGGCGCTCCGACGTCCATCAAGACCGCCGGCCCTTCCTTCTGGCCCGCAATCGCATCACCAAGGCCTTCAGGGCTTGGTTCGAAGCGCAGGGCTTCGAAGAGGTCGAAACGGCCGCCCTCCAGGTCTCGCCGGGCGCCGAGGCGCACCTGCACGCCTTCGCCACCGAGGCGCTGAGCGCGGGGGGAGAGGCCTCGCCCCTCTATCTTCACACCTCTCCAGAGTTCGCCTGCAAAAAGCTGCTGGCGGCGGGGGAGGAGAAGATCTTCAGCCTGGGCAAGGTGTGGCGCAATCGCGAGCGCGGACCGCTGCACCATCCCGAGTTCACGATGCTCGAGTGGTATCGGGCCAAGGCGCCTTACGAGACCCTGATGGACGACTGCGCGGCGTTGCTGGCGCTGGCGGCGGAGACCGCCGGGACAAAGCGGTTCGATTTCCGAGGCATGGCCTGCGATCCGTTCGCCCAGCCCGAGCGGCTATCGGTGGCGGAGGCCTTTCAGCGGCATGCAGGCGTGGATCTGTTGGCGAGCGTCGCTTCGGACGGCGAGACCGATCGCGGCGCTCTGGCGGCCTCGGCCCGCGCGGCCGGCGTCCGCGTCGCCGAGGACGACACCTGGGCCGACATCTTCAGCCGGATCATCGTCGAAAAGGTCGAGCCGCGCCTGGGCGAAGGTCGACCGACGATCCTGTGCGAGTATCCGATCCCCGAAGCGGCACTGGCCCGACCCAAGGCCGCCGATCGACGCGTAGCCGAACGCTTCGAGCTCTATGCCTGCGGCGTCGAGCTGGCCAACGCCTTTGGCGAATTGACCGATCCGGTCGAGCAGCGCCGCCGCTTCATCCTGGAGATGGATGAGAAGTCCAGGGTCTATGGCGAACGCCACCCGATCGACGAGGACTTTCTCGCCGCCCTCGGCCACATGCCTGAAGCGTCCGGCTCGGCCCTGGGCTTCGATCGACTGGTCCTGCTGGCGACGGGCGCCCGGCGTATCGAGGATGTGTTGTGGACGCCCGTCGCGGGATGA